One segment of Hyla sarda isolate aHylSar1 chromosome 2 unlocalized genomic scaffold, aHylSar1.hap1 SUPER_2_unloc_13, whole genome shotgun sequence DNA contains the following:
- the LOC130298337 gene encoding uncharacterized protein LOC130298337: MTVVLGHAASPLMSISDVGNVFPESILFRIGFIGTSIGTLVLTFLIYKYMVMHTEEFRGHQVLIQRILLAIVWASCFSTAVMHVLSPEEYPRIHFVSTIISITCEALYYLGQSIQMYKFPGAKKVIHHSRCTCCGLTFVCVVFYFGYETLKELFHNDEDWDEIREIPIIIIEWVMLLLILINIVTYYSTMQRLLLTVSRNSCTLSQSKN, translated from the exons atgacggtcgtcctcggccatgcagcctcgccactgatgagcatcag tgacgtgggaaatgtctttcccgaaagcatattattcagaattggattcatagggacgtccattggcactttggtactaacctttcttatttataagtatatggttatgcatactgaagagttcaggggtcatcaggtcctgatccagaggatcctgctggccattgtgtgggcctcctgtttttccacagctgttatgcatgtattgtcccccgaagaatatcccaggatacactttgtcagcacgataatttccattacatgtgaagccttatactaccttgggcagtccatccagatgtataaatttcctggagcaaaaaaagtcatccaccatagtagatgcacctgctgtggcctgacttttgtctgtgtagttttctattttggatatgaaacattaaaggaattattccataatgatgaagactgggacgagatccgtgaaatccccatcataatcatcgagtgggtgatgcttctactgatcctgataaacatcgtgacctattattccaccatgcagaggttattgttgaccgtctccagaaacagctgcacactctctcagagtaaaaattga